TTCAGGCTTAGCCGGAGATTTCCCTCCATCCAGATAATGCTGAAGAAGACGATGTGCCAATAAATCCGGATAACGACGGATAGGAGAGGTGAAGTGGCTATAGTACTCAAAACCTAACCCATAGTGACCTATTGGTTCTGTAGAATACACGGCTTTACTCATACTTCTCATCGCCAGTGTTTCAATCATATTTTCTTCGCCTTTTCCTTTTACATCATGAAGAAGTTTATTCAAAGATTCTGCAACTTTCTTGGTATTGGCAAGGTCCATTTTATATCCGAATGTGGAAACAAAGTCTCTTAAAGCTTCCAGTTTCGCTGGATCCGGATCATCGTGAACTCTATAAATAAATGTATTATTAGTGATCTCTCTTTTCTTTGTTAGGGATACAAACTCAGATACTTTTTTATTGGCTAAAAGCATAAATTCCTCGATCAGGTGATTGGAATCCTTGCTTATTTTAAAATAAACCCCAATTGGTTCATTATTTTCATCCAGATTGAATCTTACCTCGCTTCTGTCAAATGTAATTGCACCTTTTCTGATACGTTCATTACGCATGATCTTAGCAAGTTTATCAAGGGTATTGATTTCTTCAGCCAGATCTCCCTCACCAGTTTCAATACGCTCCTGAGCTTCCTCATAGGTAAATCTTCTGTCTGAGTGAATCACTGTTCTTCCAAACCATTGTTTTTGAATCTCAGCCTCATCATTCAATTCAAAAACTGCAGAGAATGTATATTTATCTTCGTTTGGACGAAGAGAGCAAACATCATTACTCAATACTTCCGGTAGCATGGGAACAACTCTGTCTACAAGGTAAACTGAAGTAGCTCTCTTATATGCTTCATCATCCAAGATCGTTCCCGGAACCACATAATGAGATACATCGGCAATGTGAACACCAATTTCCCAGTTTCCGTTTTCTAGTTTTCTCATGGATAAGGCATCATCAAAGTCCTTCGCATCCTTAGGGTCAATGGTAAATGTGCATATGTCACGCATATCCCAACGCTTTGCCACTTCATCATCAGTAATGCTTCTGTCAATCTTATCTGCATCAGCCTCTACCTCTGGTGGAAACTCATATGGTAAACCATATTCTGCAAGAATAGAGTGGATCTCTGTTTCATGTTCCCCCGGAGCACCCAATACCTGTAGGATTTCACCTTCAGGATTTTTATCTCCCGGTTTCCATTCCGTCATCTTCACAATTACCTTGTCTCCATCTTCAACATTATTGAACTTATCTTTTGGAATAAAGATATCTGTATTGATAGATTTTTTATCACAAACTACAAACCCGAAATCCTTGTGAGCAACCTTTTGAAAAGTTCCTACAAACTCCGTTCTTGTTCTTTCCAAAACTTCCAAAACAGAGCCTTCCAATTTTTTTCCTTTATAATGATAAGTTATAATAAGAACCTTATCTCCCTGTAAAGCATCCTTTACATTTTTAGCGTGAATGAAGACGTCGTTTTCCATTCCCTCAACATTTACGTAAGCATTTCCGCTCTGGTTAAAATCAATAATCCCAGTTAATGTTCCTGCAATTTTCATGTTTACGATATACTTTCCTTTTTCCACTTCCTTGATCTTTTCAGAGCCCTGAAGTTTATGCAAAGCCTGGATCACAAGTTCTCTTTGTCTTGGATTCTTGTATTCTATTCCGTCCGAAATCTGCTTATAATTATAAATTTTTGATGCATTTGCATTCATGAAACGTAGGATCAATCTTCCGATTTCCATGAGTTTCAAATCATTTTTATGACTTATATATTTTCTTTTTTTTGACATTTAATTTTCTTTTTTAATTCGTTTTTTACTTCCTCCCTAAGTCAGAAGCCAATCTTTTTTAAAGATTGAATTTAATATGAGATAAGTTACCATCTCTATTGGTAAACATTTCAGTTACCCTCTTTCATTGATTATAAATCATGACCATATTCTGATCGAATATAAGTATTATCAATGGTAACTTTTCAATATTCTATTCTTTACTTAATATATAACATTTTCATATTTCAAATTCATCCATTCGGGTGAGCTTTGTTGTGAAAATGATTCTACACTTTTTTAAGAATTCTTCACTATTATTTAATAAGCCTGGAAACAGCAAGCCACAAAAAACAATACTACAGATATTCTTTTTTTCATCAAACCTTAATGTTTAATTCAACCTTATTTTTCTAAATCTACTTAATAACGGAAGCTTTAGTTTTGTATAAATTTAATACAAATATCGAGAAGAAAAGAGAAAAACCTTCTATTTAATATGTTTTAATATTATAAAGGTTCTGGAGAAGAATAGAGTATAACTTCTATTGAACACTGCAAATGTACGAATAAAAAATAAATAAGGCCTGTAATTCAAATTACAAGCCCTAGTATATTTAGCAAACAGCAATTTTATCAACCCTGTTTTGGTGTCTTCCACCTTCGAAATCTGTAGAAAGAAATTTATCTACAATTTCAATTGCCAGTTCCTTTGATATAAACCTTGCCGGCATGGAAATCATATTCGCATCATTATGCAGTCTTGCCAATGTTGCAATCTCCGGCATCCAGCAAAGCGCGCATCTAATCTTCTGATGTTTGTTAGCAGTGATCTGAACGCCATTTCCGCTTCCACAGATCAAAATTCCAAGCTCATTTTCTCCGTTTTCCACAGAGGTTGCAGCAGGGTGAACAAAGTCTGGATAATCCACACTGTTTGTGGAGAACGTTCCAAAATCCTGAACTTCAAATTGTTCTGAAAGGTAGTTCTTAACAATCTCCTTATATTCATAGCCTGCATGGTCCGCTGCGATAGCAATTTTTCTTTTCATAATACTCTTATTAAGCTTTTTTAGATTTTATTTCCTTACAAAGGTAAGAATAATAACAATTCGTGTTAGTAAACCGTGAGTTAATTGTGAAAAGGTATGTTAATAACTGTGGAAAACTTTTTTCAACTTTCTATTTTTAAAGATAAATTTATTTCGTAATAGAAAATCCTTCCGAAAGTTTTCACCACAACTTTCCAGATCTTTTCTCAAGCTATCCCCAGATTTCTCCATAATAAAATAACTAATAATGATTTCTTGACAAAGTTATCAACAATTGTGAATAAGTGTCTGAATATGCAGGTTTATAGCTATTTACATTGTGAGTTAAATATGAATTGGATACCAGTTGAATATTATCAATTTTTAGCTAAAAACTTATCCCCGATACTAACAATACACAACAACAACTACATTATTCTTTTTTTTAAAGAGAGAAGAAATGTTGATTAATGGGTGATTGGGTTCGGGGAAAGTTTTTGAAAACTTTTATTTTAATCAATCTGTTGAAAAAGTTTAAAACCTTACATTTGTGAAACGAAAATCCAAAGAAATTTATGGAATTGCCTCTGCCGAAATTTGCTGAAAAGCTGTTACAGCTGAGTTGGCGGTTCCAGGCGATCTTAGAAAAAAATAAATCTAAATATAAAAATGAAAACAATTAACGACTTCAATTTTAAAGATAAGAAAGCTCTTGTAAGAGTTGATTTCAATGTTCCACAGGATGACCAGCTGAAGGTAACTGACAATACCAGAATTGTTGCAGTGAAGCCAACGGTAGAGAAAATCCTTAAAGATGGCGGCTCTGTTATCTTAATGACACACCTTGGAAGACCAAAAGGAGAGGTTAAGGATGAGTTTTCTCTAAAGCACATCCTAGGGGAAGTTTCCAGTGTTCTTGGTCAGGAAGTGAAGTTCGTTGATGAGTGTATTGGGGAAAAGGCTGAAAAAGCAGCTTCTGAGCTTAAGCCTGGTGAAATTCTATTATTGGAAAATGTACGTTTTCACAATGAAGAGGAGAAAGGTGATGAAGGTTTTGCTGAGCAGCTTTCTAAATTGGGGGATGCTTATGTAAATGATGCTTTCGGAACAGCACACAGGGCTCATGCTTCAACAGCTGTAATTGCGAAATTCTTTAATTCAACTAAATTCTTCGGTTTACTGATGGCTAAAGAACTTCAAGCAATCGATAAAGTTTTGAAAAGTGGTGAGAAACCTATCACTGCAATCTTAGGTGGATCTAAGGTTTCAACTAAGATTACCATTATAGAAAACATTCTTCCGGCAGTAGATAATTTGATTATTGGAGGTGGAATGGCTTTCACATTTATTAAGGCTCTGGGAGGTAAAATTGGAAATTCATTAGTAGAAGAAGATAAGATTCCTTTAGCTCTTGAAATCTTAGGTAAAGCAAAAGAACATAAAGTTAAGATTTATCTTCCTTCTGATGCCATCATCGCTGAAAGTTTCAGTAATGATGTTGAAAGAAAAGAAGCAGATATTTATGCAATTCCCGAAGGATGGATGGGATTGGATGCAGGCCACAAATCAAGAGATCAGTTTAATGATGTATTATTAAATTCAAGAACAATTCTTTGGAATGGTCCAATTGGAGTTTTTGAAATGTCACATTTTGCTGGAGGAACTGTTGCACTTGGTGACAGTATTGCTGAAGCTACAAGATTAGGTGCTTTCTCTTTAGTTGGAGGAGGAGACAGTGTTGCTTTTGTTAAGCAGTTTGGATATGCTGATAAAGTAAGCTATGTTTCTACCGGAGGTGGAGCAATGCTTGAAAGTCTTGAGGGACTTGAGCTTCCTGGAGTAGCTGCTATCAACAATTAAATAAGAAATTAAGATCTATATTTTAAAGCCTGCTAATTATATTAGCAGGCTTTTTTATGCTTGAAATTCTATTGAGAAATCCTGAATTGATCATGGTTTTTATCATTTTTAGATATAACCTTAGGTTATACTAAATATACTTGATTCATTGATAGAAAGTTATATTATAACAAGCTTTTTAATACGAAAAATGATCATTTTAATTTCAAATTTTGAATAGAATTCTATTTTTTTTTAGGAGTAAAAATTAAATCTTTTTTTCTTTCTGAATATTTTTTATACGTCAAGTTTTGACGCTGGCAGGAAATACATTTGCAGTATCAAATTAAAATATTATGATGTATACAAATGAATTTTTCGCAGTAGGAAATACAGCTCCTAATGATGATCTTGTACAGCTAATTGACAGTTTTACAGGAGAGAATGTTAACTTTAGAAAAGTAAGTACTTGGATTGATGGGCAAGCTCTTGGTGTGAATGATCCCAGAGTATTGAGTGATGAGATTATTTATCGATCAAGGGGTAGTGAATACTATGTAAACACGGTAGTTTTTTCTTCAAAAAGAGTTTATGTTACAACTTTTGGAGTAGTATCGGATTTACGTTTTGATCAAAGATCTTCTGTACAAAAAGCGATTAATATTTGCTCAGAACTCAGGTTAAAGCTTGTTTTTCCAAACGGTTATTTTCTTATTAATTCATATACTGACGATATTAAATTAAGAGG
This genomic interval from Chryseobacterium joostei contains the following:
- a CDS encoding phosphoglycerate kinase, with protein sequence MKTINDFNFKDKKALVRVDFNVPQDDQLKVTDNTRIVAVKPTVEKILKDGGSVILMTHLGRPKGEVKDEFSLKHILGEVSSVLGQEVKFVDECIGEKAEKAASELKPGEILLLENVRFHNEEEKGDEGFAEQLSKLGDAYVNDAFGTAHRAHASTAVIAKFFNSTKFFGLLMAKELQAIDKVLKSGEKPITAILGGSKVSTKITIIENILPAVDNLIIGGGMAFTFIKALGGKIGNSLVEEDKIPLALEILGKAKEHKVKIYLPSDAIIAESFSNDVERKEADIYAIPEGWMGLDAGHKSRDQFNDVLLNSRTILWNGPIGVFEMSHFAGGTVALGDSIAEATRLGAFSLVGGGDSVAFVKQFGYADKVSYVSTGGGAMLESLEGLELPGVAAINN
- the rnr gene encoding ribonuclease R gives rise to the protein MSKKRKYISHKNDLKLMEIGRLILRFMNANASKIYNYKQISDGIEYKNPRQRELVIQALHKLQGSEKIKEVEKGKYIVNMKIAGTLTGIIDFNQSGNAYVNVEGMENDVFIHAKNVKDALQGDKVLIITYHYKGKKLEGSVLEVLERTRTEFVGTFQKVAHKDFGFVVCDKKSINTDIFIPKDKFNNVEDGDKVIVKMTEWKPGDKNPEGEILQVLGAPGEHETEIHSILAEYGLPYEFPPEVEADADKIDRSITDDEVAKRWDMRDICTFTIDPKDAKDFDDALSMRKLENGNWEIGVHIADVSHYVVPGTILDDEAYKRATSVYLVDRVVPMLPEVLSNDVCSLRPNEDKYTFSAVFELNDEAEIQKQWFGRTVIHSDRRFTYEEAQERIETGEGDLAEEINTLDKLAKIMRNERIRKGAITFDRSEVRFNLDENNEPIGVYFKISKDSNHLIEEFMLLANKKVSEFVSLTKKREITNNTFIYRVHDDPDPAKLEALRDFVSTFGYKMDLANTKKVAESLNKLLHDVKGKGEENMIETLAMRSMSKAVYSTEPIGHYGLGFEYYSHFTSPIRRYPDLLAHRLLQHYLDGGKSPAKPELEEKAKHCSAMERLAADAERDSIKYMQVKFMEKHLGETFTGVISGVAEFGFWVEIPENGAEGLIKLRDLVDDSYTYDAKTHAVYGNRHGNRYQLGDQVQIKVVKANLIQKQLDFKVVN
- the rpiB gene encoding ribose 5-phosphate isomerase B; amino-acid sequence: MKRKIAIAADHAGYEYKEIVKNYLSEQFEVQDFGTFSTNSVDYPDFVHPAATSVENGENELGILICGSGNGVQITANKHQKIRCALCWMPEIATLARLHNDANMISMPARFISKELAIEIVDKFLSTDFEGGRHQNRVDKIAVC